The proteins below are encoded in one region of Oreochromis niloticus isolate F11D_XX linkage group LG6, O_niloticus_UMD_NMBU, whole genome shotgun sequence:
- the LOC106098751 gene encoding uncharacterized protein LOC106098751 — MDMIHVFLIVLFGPVGALSSSHNLTSGTVLEMMVRPGENITLYCDCKTSTGEFIVWYRNCSHEKQPSLILKTKLEQRQYKPGIDYQNLLNPFPNFHLVKNYSSQSYDLLITNITDSDEGFYYCGTEQSKVKEEKAINLECLYRYGKLTTRIVFQSPDSTLCHDSCVSSIVSRMMVLTPAFSIFVSFVSFVFVYQLCQKTDAEKGREIHQKRKRQYEDEDLCLTQVMFQAQDGYRHQ; from the exons ATGGATATGATTCATGTTTTTCTCATTGTTCTTTTTG GTCCCGTAGGAGCTTTATCTTCTAGTCATAACTTGACCAGTGGGACAGTGTTGGAGATGATGGTCAGACCAGGAGAAAACATAACTCTCTACTGTGACTGTAAAACTTCAACTGGAGAATTCATAGTGTGGTACAGGAATTGCTCTCACGAGAAACAACCTTCTCTTATTCTAAAAACAAAGCTTGAGCAAAGACAATATAAACCAGGTATTGATTACCAAAACCTTCTGAATCCATTCCCTAATTTCCATCTTGTGAAAAATTATTCCTCTCAATCCTATGACCTGCTGATCACAAACATCACTGATTCGGATGAGGGCTTCTACTACTGTGGAACTGAACAGTCTAAGGTGAAGGAAGAAAAAGCAATTAATCTTGAATGCCTATATAGATATGGAAAACTCACCACAAGGATTGTGTTTC AATCCCCTGATTCTACTCTTTGCCATGACTCCTGTGTTTCCAGTATTGTGTCCAGGATGATGGTGCTTACTCCAgcattttctatttttgtttcctttgtctcCTTTGTATTTGTTTATCAACTGTGTCAGAAAACAG ATGCAGAAAAAGGACGTGAAATtcatcagaaaagaaaaagacagtatGAA GATGAAGACTTGTGTTTAACACAAGTCATGTTCCAGGCTCAGGATGGATATAGACATCAATAG